The Micromonospora sp. Llam0 genome contains a region encoding:
- a CDS encoding patatin-like phospholipase family protein: MVNGPVAFVLGGGGVLGAVEVGMLRALFRSGIEPDLVVGTSIGAVNGVLVAADPSEAVTLRLVRLWASPEASEVYGDSMARQLRRFAARTHLHSPRPLRRLLEAELGDTTTFADLAVPFHCCAASIERAAEHWFDTGPVVPAVLASAAVPGLLPPAEIDGEHFIDGGIVNSIPIGKAVEAGAKRVFVLQVGRIERPLSAPRRPWEVAQVAFEIARRHRFARELAALGHDVEVHVLPTGGGETRDDTPWAYRDMTAVGRRISRAYTASRRYLKTNVAGC; this comes from the coding sequence ATGGTCAACGGTCCGGTCGCCTTCGTACTGGGCGGCGGCGGGGTGCTCGGCGCGGTCGAGGTCGGCATGCTGCGTGCCCTGTTTCGCTCCGGAATCGAGCCCGATCTCGTCGTCGGCACCTCGATCGGCGCGGTGAACGGCGTACTGGTCGCCGCCGACCCCTCCGAGGCGGTCACCCTGCGGCTGGTCCGGCTCTGGGCCTCCCCGGAGGCCAGCGAGGTGTACGGCGACTCGATGGCCCGCCAACTGCGCCGGTTCGCCGCCCGTACCCACCTGCACTCGCCACGGCCGCTGCGCCGGCTGCTGGAGGCCGAACTCGGCGACACCACCACCTTCGCCGACCTGGCCGTGCCGTTCCACTGCTGTGCCGCCAGCATCGAACGCGCCGCCGAACACTGGTTCGACACCGGCCCGGTGGTGCCGGCCGTGCTCGCCTCGGCCGCGGTGCCCGGCCTGCTGCCCCCGGCCGAGATCGACGGCGAGCACTTCATCGACGGCGGGATCGTCAACTCGATCCCGATCGGCAAGGCCGTCGAGGCCGGGGCGAAGCGGGTCTTCGTGCTCCAGGTCGGCCGGATCGAGCGGCCACTCAGCGCGCCCCGGCGGCCCTGGGAGGTCGCCCAGGTCGCCTTCGAGATCGCCCGCCGGCACCGGTTCGCCCGGGAACTGGCGGCGCTCGGTCACGATGTGGAGGTGCACGTACTGCCGACCGGTGGGGGAGAGACACGTGACGACACACCCTGGGCGTACCGGGACATGACCGCTGTCGGCCGCCGGATCAGCCGCGCCTACACCGCCTCGCGGCGCTACCTCAAGACCAACGTGGCCGGTTGCTGA